The DNA region GACGTAGACGGTGACGTCGGCGTCACCATCGCTCCCAGGGAATCCGGGAGAGACGCAACCGGACAGCGCTGCGACCGCACCACCGGCCGCTAGCAGAAATTCACGGCGGCGACGGGGAGTCATCGTGAGAACTCACTCATCGGCTCGGAGTTTCGACCGTCGCGTTTCGAACTCCTCGTCGGAAAGGTCGCCCCGGGCGTAGGCGATGCGAAGTTCCTCCAGCGCCGAATCGTGTGACTCCCGCTGATTCAGCAAACGACGAGCGAGGACGTATCCCCCGCCGAGCAGGACGAGCAGGAAGACGAGTTGCAGGCCGAAACCGACGAGCCCGAAGCCGCCACTTCCACCGTACGGACCACCTGTCATGCCACCGAAGCCACCCATCCCGCCGTAGCCCATCATACCCATCCCACCGAACCCCATCATCAGGACGGGCCAGAGTACGAGCACGCCCAAGAGGACGAGTAGTATCGTCGTGAGATCGCGCTGATTCGCGTCTGACATCGTCAGTTCCCCGCTCTGTCGACGGCGGTCAGCACGCGCTCGAATCGCTCGTGAACCTCCTCAGCGACCGAGTCCAGTGCCGGGTTGTCGGCGACGCCGACCAACTGTTTGGGGTCCACGGCCCGAACGGCGATGTCACCCTCGTCGGTCTCATAGACGACCACGTTGCACGGCAGGAGCGCACCGAGACCGAGCTCCTCTTCGAGCGCGTCGTGTGCCAGCTGCGGATTACACGCGCCGAGGATGCGGTAGTTGCGGAACTCCTCGTCGAGCTTCTGCTTGAGTGTCTCCCGAACGTCGATGTCACAGAGGACGCCGAACCCTTCGTCTTCGAGCGCCGCGACCGTTCTCTCGACCACGCTTTCGAACTCCCCATCGAGCGTTGTTTGGAGTGTATAGGACATTCTATGCAATATTGTACGGGCACGGTTATATCGGTTGCGTCGTGATGAGTGACAACACATTACGGAGAGAGCTACTGCCGGAGCGAGAACAGCAAGACGAGGAAGCCGAGCCCGATTGCGACCGACTCGATGATGTGAACGACGGCAAGATCAAACCCGGCGAACTCGAACAGCACGCCTTCGAGAAACACGCCGAGGGTGATGATACCGAACCCGAGCGTTGCGTTCCGCATATACGGGGTTCCCGTTCGCCGGTACGCTTGGAGACTGTAGTAGGTGATAAACACACCGAGCACGAGGACGAGCACTCGCACGAACACGAGGATCGCCGTGACCGTGTCGACCATCGATTATCCCCCCATTTCCTTCGAGCCACCGTACAGTGCGTACAGGATCGTGAGCATGCCGACGGCAACGATCCCCGTGGCGATGGCCGCGGCATCGGACAACGGAAGCCCAATCACATCGAACAGGATGCCTTCGATGACGGCACCGAAGCTGACGAACACGAAGCCGATGGCGACGTAGAGCAATGGCTGGCTGTGATTGCGACGGTAGCCCCGGTAGGCCTGATACGCGATCAGGAACCCGAGGACCATCGTGACGAACTTCGCGATGATGAGTTCAGCGTGCATGGTTACTCGTTTCTCATTTCGTCCCAGATGCGCGTGAAGCGGTCGGCGGCGTCCTCTCGCAGTTCGACGCGAACGTCGAACCCCGACTCGAGGAGCTGGACATCGACGCGGTTGAGCTGGGCTTCGTACTCGCTGTAGTGGTGGCCGTCGGGGTCGACGTGCGTGTGCTCGGTAAGCAGGTCGTGCTCCAGTAGTGTGTTGACCCGGCGGGACACGGTCGAGACGGACATATCGCACTCTCGGCTAAGCGCCTTCGCTGATAGTCGCTCTCGACGCGTCGCCTCGAGGATCGCGCGTGCATAGTCGTCGTCGAGGATGGCGAAGATCGCCGAGGTGTCCCGCTCCTCGCTCACAACATACCTTCCTTCGGAGGAGTATATAAAGAAACGCCGATTTGCTGACCCAGCAAATCTGCGTGCCGGTCTATATGACCAGCCTGTGTAGGCTCACGTGCAAGGTGACCGATGCTATGACCGACTCACTCACGCGGCGACGGATGCTTCAGGCGACAGCTGGCGTGGCGGCCGTCGGACTCGCAGGCTGTACCGGGGCGCAAAACGACGGTGGCGGGTCGACGACCGAGACGCCGACCGACGAATCGGAGTCGGGACACAGCGACGAGGAGAGCGGACACGACGACGGAGAAGACGGACACGACGAGGCGGTCGGTGCGCCGAGTGACACCGCCGAGGTCGCGATGATCACCGAAGACGGTGGCTACCACTTCGAGCCGCACGTCGTGCGGGTCAACGTCGGTGGAACCGTCACCTGGACCAACGAGAGCGGGAGCCACTCGACGACGGCCTACCACCCCGACAACGACCAGCCCCAGCTCGCCCCCGACGGCGCTACTGCGTGGGACAGTGGTATCGTCTCCGAGCAGGGGGCGACGTTCGAGCACACCTTCGAGACCGAGGGCGTCTACCACTACTATTGTACGCCCCACGAGACGCTCGGAATGATCGGCAGCGTCATCGTCGGCGAGCCCGACCCCCACGAACAGGTCGCCCTCGAAGAGCCGCCCGCCGACAAGCCCGAGAAAGTCCGTGAGAAGCTCGCCGAACTCAACGAGATGGTCAGCACGGCACTCGGTGACGACCACTGAGACTGCGCATTTCTTGAGTTCTCGGCTGTAGGGTCACAACTGGCTATTGTCGTCGAGAGGGAATGAGAACCGTATGGACTGGAGACAGGCAACCGAGTCGTGCGCTCCACCCGTTGCCGTCTGGGTGTTGATGGCTCTCGTTGGCGTGCTCGGAATCTCTGGCGTCGCTGGTGGTGGCCAGTTCGTACTCGCCCCGTCGGGTGACATCATCGGGCTCTCGACGACACTCCTCCGTGGATCGCCGTTCGAGAGCTTTCTACTGCCCGGCATCATCCTGTTCACGGTGCTAGGTGTCTATCCGCTGGTAGTCTTGTATGGGCTCTATCGTGGCTCTCGGTGGGCGTGGCCGGCGGCCCTCTCCGTCGGCGCAGCCCTCATCGTCTGGGTGCTCGTCGAAGGCGCCATCATCGGCTTCGGGAAACGATTCCAGTATCCGCATCTGGTACAGGGGATAGCCATCGTCGTGCTCGCTCTGCTCCCCTCGGTTCGAGCGTCTCTCAGCGGATGAGGAGATTGTACCCGATGTGCGCCAGCGCGAGTCCGAGATAGCCGAGCGCGAGGAGTACCACAGTTCGCCGGGAGAGCGACGGGACACCGATTTCACCGGTCCCGTGTATCCGTTCACCAAGAGCGTACGCGAACCGTCCGGCGACCAGCGCGAACGGCAAGTGAACGAACACCAGCGGGAGGACGAGCGAATCGAACTGGGCAGCCGTCTCGAAGCGCGTCAAGTACTCGAGTTTGAGCACGAGTTCGAGGACGGCGACGGTGAGCCCGGAGCTTACGGCGGCGAGGAACCCCTCGGTCTTCGAGAGGAGCCGGCCTCGCCAGTAGCTCCACGCGTAGAACGTGAGGATCAGCGGGACGAGTCGAACGACTCCCTCCTCGACGAGCCCGACCAGTAGGGCCCACGTCGTGACTGGCGTCACCCGAAGGAGAGCAAGCTCGAACAGGTAGGCCAGCCAGA from Salinigranum rubrum includes:
- a CDS encoding DUF302 domain-containing protein is translated as MSYTLQTTLDGEFESVVERTVAALEDEGFGVLCDIDVRETLKQKLDEEFRNYRILGACNPQLAHDALEEELGLGALLPCNVVVYETDEGDIAVRAVDPKQLVGVADNPALDSVAEEVHERFERVLTAVDRAGN
- a CDS encoding DUF7521 family protein: MHAELIIAKFVTMVLGFLIAYQAYRGYRRNHSQPLLYVAIGFVFVSFGAVIEGILFDVIGLPLSDAAAIATGIVAVGMLTILYALYGGSKEMGG
- a CDS encoding DUF7521 family protein; this translates as MVDTVTAILVFVRVLVLVLGVFITYYSLQAYRRTGTPYMRNATLGFGIITLGVFLEGVLFEFAGFDLAVVHIIESVAIGLGFLVLLFSLRQ
- a CDS encoding SHOCT domain-containing protein, coding for MSDANQRDLTTILLVLLGVLVLWPVLMMGFGGMGMMGYGGMGGFGGMTGGPYGGSGGFGLVGFGLQLVFLLVLLGGGYVLARRLLNQRESHDSALEELRIAYARGDLSDEEFETRRSKLRADE
- a CDS encoding transcriptional regulator, with amino-acid sequence MSEERDTSAIFAILDDDYARAILEATRRERLSAKALSRECDMSVSTVSRRVNTLLEHDLLTEHTHVDPDGHHYSEYEAQLNRVDVQLLESGFDVRVELREDAADRFTRIWDEMRNE
- a CDS encoding cupredoxin domain-containing protein; amino-acid sequence: MTDSLTRRRMLQATAGVAAVGLAGCTGAQNDGGGSTTETPTDESESGHSDEESGHDDGEDGHDEAVGAPSDTAEVAMITEDGGYHFEPHVVRVNVGGTVTWTNESGSHSTTAYHPDNDQPQLAPDGATAWDSGIVSEQGATFEHTFETEGVYHYYCTPHETLGMIGSVIVGEPDPHEQVALEEPPADKPEKVREKLAELNEMVSTALGDDH